One Helicobacter pylori NCTC 11637 = CCUG 17874 = ATCC 43504 = JCM 12093 genomic window, AAAGCGAGCTGATAAAGATTCAATTCATTGATATTTAAAGCGTTGATCCCTAGTTTTTGGAAGCTCCAATGCGTGATGAAAGCGAGCAGAACGGCTAGAGTGAAATTATAAGCCACCCCGGCTAAACTCACCACTACGCATGCCAAAGAGCCTTTTTGAGAGACAATGTAACGCATATCCACCGGCACGGGTTTGGCCCACCCAAACAAAAAGGGGGCTTGAAAAATGAGTAATAAAGCCGGTAAAAGCACCGAACCCATCATGTCTAAATGCCTGATAGGGTTTAAACTCAAACGCTTGGCGTCTTTAGCGCTCCTATCCCCAAATAAAAACGCGCTCAAGCCATGCATGATCTCATGCCCTATGATAGCGATTAAAAGGGCTAGGATTTTCATTAAGGTGGTAATAAAACTTTCTAAAGAGAAATCAAAAAATTGCACAAAAAACCTTAACGCATTGCTTTTTCTTTTTTAATGATTTTTTCTAAGCCTCCAACGCTTTTAAACATGCGTTCCCAACGCACCAAATAGCGTTTTTTGGGGTTGTTTTCTGCATCCATTTCCAGGCTATTTTTTAAACTCAAACTAAAATAAACAAACCATGGCGAACCCACGATATTTTTATAAGCCACACTCCCCCAAAAGCGCGAGTCGCTAGAATTATCCCTGTTATCGCCGATCATGAAAAATTCATCGTCATTGATTTTTTTATAAAACACCTTTTCGCCCTCCATTTGAATGAGTTGCATGCTGATATTAGCTTCTGCACCTTGAGTGGCTAACTGCTCCATTAAATGGAAAGTTTCATTATCTTTTTGGTAATGGATACCCGGATGCTCATTTTTATAAGGGTTTAAAACAAAAATTTTACCCATAAATTCTTTTGTCATGGCGTTAGGGTAATGTTTAGCGATGTAATTTTTGTCCGTGTCGCTCTCAAAAGGGTGCAAATAAAACCCCTCATTAGTGAATAACACCTCATCG contains:
- a CDS encoding site-2 protease family protein, whose translation is MQFFDFSLESFITTLMKILALLIAIIGHEIMHGLSAFLFGDRSAKDAKRLSLNPIRHLDMMGSVLLPALLLIFQAPFLFGWAKPVPVDMRYIVSQKGSLACVVVSLAGVAYNFTLAVLLAFITHWSFQKLGINALNINELNLYQLALVTFLIQGILYNLVLGVFNSLPIPPLDGSKALGFLALHFKSSFLLEWFSKMERYGLLVVFIFLFIPPLSEFFIHAPTRFLFSLLLS
- the lepB gene encoding signal peptidase I translates to MKFLRSVYAFCSSWVGTIIIVLLVIFFVAQAFIIPSRSMVGTLYEGDMLFVKKFSYGIPIPKIPWIELPVMPDFKNNGHLIEGDRPKRGEVVVFIPPHEKKSYYVKRNFAIGGDEVLFTNEGFYLHPFESDTDKNYIAKHYPNAMTKEFMGKIFVLNPYKNEHPGIHYQKDNETFHLMEQLATQGAEANISMQLIQMEGEKVFYKKINDDEFFMIGDNRDNSSDSRFWGSVAYKNIVGSPWFVYFSLSLKNSLEMDAENNPKKRYLVRWERMFKSVGGLEKIIKKEKAMR